The Bacteroidales bacterium genomic interval ATCGTACATCTCTGTTATGGCTTTAAATATTTTGCCATGTCCCTTACCATAAAAGCACGACTCTTTTAAAAGCCCAACTATATCATTTAAAGCATCTTTGTCTAACATTAATGCACCCAACACGGCTTTTTCAATTTCAAGATCGTGTGGAGGAACCTTCCCTTCTACAATAATAGATTGATTGTCTTCTATTTGTCTATTTGTTTTAGCCATGATTACTGTTTTTAAAAGAGGATTTTAAATTTCTGGTGTTAGTTAATAACAACTTTTAGTTGTGCATAAAGTTATAAAAATTCAATAAGAAAAAAAAGATTTGCCTCTATATAAATAGTGACAAATCTTAATAATTTATGCTTGTTTACAAATAGCAACAAATGTACTATTTGTTCTGATCCTTACCTTCGGGTTTAGGTAACAGCACTTTGCGCGAAAGTTTTAGTTTTCCGTTATCATCAATATCAAGCAGCTTAACATCAATGACATCGCCTACTTTCAACACTTCTTCAACTTTATTTAATCTGCGCCACTCAATTTCAGAAATATGTAACAGACCATCTTTGTTTGGCATAATTTCCACAAAAGCTCCATAGGATTGAATTGACTTAACTTTGCCTTTGTAAATATTTCCAACTTCTGGTACTCCCGCTACATCTTTAATCATTGCAATGGCTTTGTCCATAGATTCATTATTAAATGCAGCAACCTCAACGATACCTTTCCCTTCTGTTTCCTCAATAGTAATTATAGTTTCGGTTACACGTTGAATCTCTTGAATAACTTTTCCACCCGGTCCTATTAATGCTCCAATAGAATCTTTCGGAATTGTCATCTGTATCATTCTTGGTGCATGAGGTTTAAGATCAGGACGTGGTTCTGGCATTACCTCTAACATTTTTGACAGAATGTGCAAACGTCCTTGCTTGGCTTGTTGCAGAGCTTGTTCAAGTATCTCGTATGGTAATCCGTCAATTTTAATATCCATTTGTGTTGCGGTTACGCCATTAACAGTACCTGTGACTTTAAAGTCCATGTCTCCAAGATGGTCTTCATCTCCGAGAATATCTGAGAGAACAGCATACTTGTCACCGTCTGTAATCAACCCCATAGCAATTCCCGAAACAGGCCTTTTAATCTTTACGCCTGCATCTAAAAGCGCTAACGTACCCGCACATACAGTTGCCATAGAACTTGACCCATTTGACTCAAGTATATCAGAAACTACACGTACGGTATAGGGAAAATCTTCATTCGGAATCATTGGTTTCAGTGCTCTATAAGCCAAGTTGCCATGTCCTATCTCTCTCCTACCCGTTCCTCTGTATGGTCTTGCCTCACCGGTTGAATATGGTGGAAAATTATAATGTAGCAAGAATGTCTCAACTCCCTGACGTGTAACCTCGTCAACTAATTTATTGTCTAATTTTGTTCCCAAAGTAACTGTGGTTAATGACTGGGTCTCTCCACGAGTAAAAATTGCTGAGCCGTGTGTAGCCGGCAAGTAATCAACTTCGCACCATATTGGTCGTATTTCGTCCAATTTTCTGCCGTCCAATCTTTTGCGTTCTTTTAACACACAATCTCTAACGGCTTTTTTCTCTACTTCGTGATAGTAACGTCCTATAAGTACTTCGTTAACTTCGTCTTCTTCAGTATATTGCGATAAAAACTCCTCTTTAATAGCGTCGAAAGCCTCGGCTCGCTCTTTTTTGCATGGATTTCCCTTAGATGCAATATCGTACGCTTTTTGATAACACTCATCCCAAACTTTCTTACGCAACTCTTCGTCATTCTCTTCGTGGCAATATTCACGTTTAACAATACCAAGCTCTTTAGACATCTCCATTTGAACTTGACAATGTTTTTTAATCTCGTTGTGAGCAACTTTAAGAGCTTGAAGCATATCCATTTCGTCAACTTCTTTCATTTCGCCCTCAACCATCATAATATTTTCCATGGTTGCACCTACAATCAAATCGATGTCAGCACGCTCTAAATCAGACACTTTTGGATTGATAACAAACTCACCATCTATACGTGCAACTCGACATTCTGAAATTGGACCATTAAACGGTATATCGCTAACAGATATAGCTGCCGATGCTGCTAATCCTGCCAAGGCATCTGGAGAGATATCTTTTTCAGAACTGATTAACTCAACGTTAACAAATGTCTCTGCGTGAAAATCATCGGGGAATAATGGTCTTAATGCCCTGTCGATAAGTCTGGCTACCAATATTTCCGAATCTCCCGGACGTCCTTCTCTGCGTGTAAAGCCTCCTGGAAAACGACCTGCAGCTGCAAACTTTTCTCTATACTCAACAGAAAGAGGCATAAAATCCACATCTTCTTTTGCTTCAGATGCGGATACTACTGTTGCCAACAACATAGTTTTTCCGCATGTAAGTACTACTGCTCCATCAGCTTGTTTTGCTAATTTGCCGGTTTCTAATATTATTTCACTTCCATCTGGTAGTGGAATATGTTTTTTTATAATGTTCATATGTTTTATTATTTTAATAGTTACAAAAAAAGGCAATTTTCATTGCCTTTTATTTTATTTACGCAGGTTAAGTTCAGCAATAATTGCCCGATATCTGGTAATATCGTTCTTCTTCAGGTAATCTAAAAGCTGACGTCTTTTCCCAACTAAAGTCAACAGAGCTCTTTGAGTGCTGAAATCTTTTTTGTTTCGTTTCAAATGCTCAGTTAAATGTGAAATTCTATAAGAGAAAAGAGCTATTTGCGATTCTGCTGCTCCTGTGTCTTTCTCTGATTTCCCATACTTTGAAAAAATCTCAACCTTTTTCTCTTTTGTTAAATACATATTATTCTATTATTAAATTATTCTTTTTTATTTAGAACCGCAAAATTATGAAAATTATTCTTATTAACCATGATTGTTTCATAAAATATTTTCCAATTAATTAATTGGAATAATTTGGAAACGTAAAAAATAGCTCTACCTTTGCTCAAATTTTGGTAGTAAAATTAGGAATTGCAGTAAGATTCTTAACAGAATAATTCATTTTTTAGGTTTCTTTTCTCATTGACTAGTTTTGGCAAAACAGAAGTCCAAAGCAACATTATCCACTAACATTCATTTAGTTTCGGTTAATGTTTTTACCAACCATTAATTTGAAACTTTTTAACACTTTTAATACAATTAATTATTACAATCATGAGAGAAGGAACAGTAAAATTCTTCAACGAAACAAAAGGTTACGGCTTTATCAAACCAACCGAAGGTGGCGAAGATATCTTTGTACACCAAACAGGTTTAATTCACAAAATACGCGAAAACGACAAAGTTCGCTTTGAAGTTGAACGTGGAAAAAAAGGCATGAATGCTGTTAACGTTGAAGTTATAAACGACTAATAATCGACTCTTCAAATAAAATGCCACCCCATTTGAGGTGGCATTTTTTTGTGTTTTGGATTTCAGACTTTTGACTTCTAATTTAATTACGGTTACGTCACACCTACTTTTAACTTTATTGTACAATAATTTTCTCCACTATAACTTGGTTCTTACTCATTATTTTGAGAAAATATATACCCTCGGGTAATGTTGATACTTCTATTTGTGCCTTCTTACTAATAAACTCAGTGTGTACAATCTGTCCTGAAATCGAAATTATTTCGATACGAGCTTGATTTTCGCCAGGCAAGTCAATAAACAAATATTCTTTAGCAGGATTTGGATATATACTAACCTTATATTCTACACTCTGCACATTAATACCCCCATCATTAAACTTTGTCACAAACGACATTCCTTCGGAAATAAATCTACTTGAATCGGGAATTTCTAAACTATATTCTGCCCAATAGTCGTGAATCGAGTTTGTTGACGATTTAAAAATCTTGTAATTCATTAATTCCCCATCAACGAATCCATTAGAACTGAGATCTGTTGTATCTTTTGCAAATGCTACTAATGCTGTATTAAAACTTAAACTTCCAATAGCCATTGCTCCTGCACATTTACCTTGTGTGGTAAAAACACCTATCTTATCGCCAATAGAAAAATCTTGTAAAGCCTCTTTTGAAATACCAATAATATGTGAGTTTCCACTTGATTTTTCCACCCCCCATGGATAGTTTGTTGTACCTTTAAAATCTGCTATGATTTTATCACCTTTGCAATCGGGAAAATCAATAGTAACATCCTCAGATGCAAACACATAATAAGCCTTTCCTGGTTGCAGGTAATATAAAGTTGCAATATTTTTCGGAGACCAGTATACACCACTTGAACCTATCTCTTTTATCACTACAATAGATGGAATATAAGCAAAAAAATCGTCACAAAAAACATTACATTCACTAATTACTGGCATTATATTCCATCCTTGTTTTAAGTTTACACTTCTATTTTCTATTTTATTTCCGGCAATTCGAAAATATGTATTATTAGAAACTTTTATCTTGTATCCGCTATTGGTATCCCAATTTTCCAGCGTGTTAATTCCTGTAGATGGTTGATATGAATTTATTTCGTCTTGAATGATAACAAGATTGGTTGTAATAGACTGTGTAATATCTTCAACATCTGAATTTATTGGTGTTAAAAATGTTGACACACCATTCCAACCTGAGTATAATTTTATAGGTTGCATCTGTCCGTTTCCTGTTACCGATATTTCAAAATCATCAATATATATTCCGTCTTTATTCGCAGATGCATCACTCATAAATCTGAATCTTATATAAACTGATTTGTTTAGATAATCATTAAGCGAATAACTTTTCTGCATCCACATTGTTTGCGTTCCTGTAAACTTCTCTATTCTATCCCATTGTGCTCCATTGGTAGACATCTCAAGATAAACATTATCGTAGTTTGTTTCTATTTCGTATTTTGTCCAAAACGTCAGTTGAGCACTTGCATATCCCATCAACCCAATGGGACCAAAAGTTGCAGAAGTATTCCAACCATTGCCGTAGTTGCCGTTAGGGCTTTCGGTAAGTGATTTTGAGGGAGAGTGGTAGCTTGTATTTGTTAATCCCCATTCGCCTTCAAATTTCCAGCCATCTGTACCACCTTCAAAATCATAAACAACGGGTGGCACCATAGGAACAGTTGGTTTTACAGTAACAGTATTTGACTTGCCAGACTCTTTGTTTGTATCGGCAAAAACAGCAGTAACATAATACTGATATGTTCTTCCGTTTACAACATCAAAATCTGCAAAATAATTGGTTGTTACTGAGTCACATAATGTTCCGTTTTTATAAACTTTGTAGCAAGAAACATCCACCACATAATCCCAAAACAACTCAACCACATTGTCTGACGGCAAGGCTACTAAATTTTTTGGAGGAAATCGCATATTCGACATTGTTACAACTGATGCTAAAGTTGCCTTGGTAAATGTAGTTGCCATTGGCACGTTATTATAGCTTAATCCAACTGTATCGTTTGCTGTGTGGATATACGGACTGTGGTTATCAACATCTTCAAATGGAAAAATTCCCATATAACCATTGTTATTAAATGATTCGTGATCACTTGAGCCTCCTAATAAAGTTCCTGGTTCAACTACAAAGCTGGGCAGATAAATACTGCAAACGTTTGTGTAAAATTGGGCTAACTCAAGAGCTGATTGTGGGTATATAAGGGTTGTTTTAATAACTGTGCTTGAAGGTTTTAAATATCCAATCATGTCTAAATTAAAATATCCAAGTATATCCATGCCTTCTTGCGCACATCTTTGTGCATAGGCTTTACTTCCATACAAGCCATACTCTTCACCTGAAAATGCGCAAAACACTATTGTTCTGTCAAAACTGTATTGACTTAGTACTCGTGCAATTTCTAAAACAGCAGCTGTTCCAGATGCATTATCATCGGCACCTGGCTGACTAGAACTATTTGAATAGGTGTCATAGTGTGCGCCAAGCATTACAACTTCGTTAGGATATTTCGTCCCTAATTTTGTAGCTATTACGTTGTCACTTGCAGATCCAGACGGCATTGGGAAATCATGTATCTCTACTGTTAATCCAAGTTCTTCAAATTTTCCTTTTATCCAGTTTTGTGCTTCAATCGATTGAGGAACGTAGGCGTTACGCGTGCCATAATTTTGAAGATGCCGAACTATTGTAGTAAGATTTGTTCCTGAAATTTGTAGTAATAACTCATCAACAAAAGGATCTACTTCAGATATTTCAGGAAATCTAATATTGTTTTCAGGTAATCTTGCTTTATTATTAAAAATTCTGATTAACCCATCGTTTTTAGCAGGTTTAATATACTGGTGACGTTCAGCACTGACCTTTACAATTATGATATTCTCATTGTCAAATAAGATTTCGAAATTATTTCTATTCTGCTTGATGTATTCGGTCTTTTTTTCATCATTATCTACAAAAACCACGTAATATGCACTACCATTTTGCCATGGTTGTGGATCAAGAAGAATAGTTTGATTTTCTTTCAAATCATGTGATGCCGTACCAATAACAAACTTATCACAATGGTAATGAACTGTAAGATAATCTTTCTGAAACATTGCTTTTGTTTCGGTAAAGTTTTTAGTTGGTAGCAAAACTAAGTTTTGCGCAAATGCCTGTAACACAAACACTTGCATAAACAATAATAATACAAATCTTCTCATATTTTTATATGTTTTAAATTTTTAATTTTCGATTTAATTAAAACTAATGTGCCTTATAATTAACCTATTAATGTTATATTTTGATTGTTAGTTCCATATTAGCAAAAAATAAACAATCAAGGTTCCAAATATCATAAAAATAATTGTTGTTTTTCACCTATTTTCTAGATTATTTTTTCCAGAAGTTAGGCATAAACAATGCCAAAACTGTAAAAATTTCAAGTCTTCCAATCAGCATAAGCAGTGACATTAGCCATTTGGCTGCAACGGGGAACTCAGTACAATTAAGTGGTGCTGACACCTTGCCAAGTATTGGTCCTGCATTACTAAGCGAAGTTAATGAAGCTCCAAGAGCAGTTTCAAAATTAAATCCCAGAAATGTTAAAGCAATCGCACCTACTATAAAAATTAAGATATATACAACAACAAAAACTAAAATATTACCCACCAAATTAGATGGCACAGATCTGCCATTCAAACGTAGTGGTATAACAGCCCTTGGATGAATTATCCTACGTGTTTCGTAGTAAATATTCTTTATAACAGCTGTTACTCTAATAATTTTCATTCCTCCTCCGGTCGAACCTGTCATGCTACCGATGAATAATAACAGAAAAACAATGTTTACAGTGAATGTTGGCAATAGTACAAAATCTGTCATTACAAATCCTGTGGTTGTAATTATCGAAACCGTATGAAACAGTACAGAACGAAAACTGCTAGTTGCTTTAACCGGAGAATATAGTAAAGGGGCAAACAGAATAATTGCAAACAGAGCTGTAATTATAAAGTAAAAAAACAACTCTTCGTTTTTTCTTATTTTTGAAAACTTAAATGTTAGGACATAATATAGTACACTAAAATTAATTCCTGAAATAAACATAAACGCAATTATCGTATATTCTATTTGAGGGGAATTAAAATACGCTATGTTACTGTTTTTTGTGCTAAAGCCACCAGTTGACATAGTTGTAAAAGAGTGACAAACAGCATCAAAAGTTGACATACCCGCAACTTTAAGCATAACTATCTCAAGTACAGTAAGAGACAGATAAATTGTCCACAATGTTATTGCTGTGTCGCTAAGTTTTGGTTTAATTTTTTCAAAAGTAATGCCTGTAACTTCTGCCGAAAACAGTTGAAGTCCTCCAACATTAAAAAATGGCAAAATAGCGAGGCTAAGAACAATAATACCCATACCTCCTATCCATTGTGTCAAAGAACGCCAGAACAAAATCCCGTGTGGTAATGATTCTATATCATTAACAGTTGTTATTCCTGTTGTTGTAAACCCACTAATGGTTTCAAAAAAAGCATCAGTAAAACTTTGTAAATATCCTCCAAGGTAATATGGTAGACACCCAAATATAGAAAAGACGACCCAAACCAGACTTACAATTATATACCCATTCCTCCTATTAACAACACGTTTACTTTTTAACGTCGACAAAAAAAACAATAGTCCCACAAAAAAAGTAACAGAACCACTTAGTATAAAGGTTTTTATATCAGACTCGTTGTAGTAATATGAAACAAGGGCTGATAAAAATAAAAAAACTGACTCAACAATAAGTAATATGCCAAGTATGTGGATTATAAATTTTCGATTGAGCATGATTAATTAAAAAACTCTTCGAGCTTATTAACTGCAGTTGACAACGAAAAAACAACTACATGGTCATTTGCTTTGATATGTGTGTTGCCATCGGCAGTAAATGCTGTTTTTTTCCTTATAAAACCCCCTACAACTGCATCTTTCGGGAAGTTTATATCTTTAAGTTTTCCTTTAGTAATTTTTGCACCGGGTCTTACAATAAACTCAAATACCTCAGCATCGGTTGCCGTTAAGCTCATAAAAGAAGAAACGTCAGCATTTATGGTAAATCGAAGAATATAACTTGCAGCTATTAATTTTTTGTTAATAATTGCATCAATCCCCATGTTTTCGGTCAAGCTGATATAATCAATACTTTCAACGGCTGCAATAGTTTTTCTAACGCCCATTTTTTTAGCCTGCAAACAGGTAAGTATATTTATTTCGCTATCGCCCGTAACTGCAATAAAAGCATCCATATTTTCAATACCCTCTTGCACAAGAGTTTCAGTATCACGCCCATCCCCATAAATAACCAAACTATCTGAAAGCATATCGGTTAGTTCAAAACATCTGCTTTTATCGTAATCAATCAGCTTTACATTTGCTGTTTTCTCTAAAACACTTGAGGTTCTGAACCCTATACGCCCGCCACCAAGAATCATTATATTTTCAGGTTCAAGCTTTTCGTGTCCGCTGTATTTAGTAATTTTGGATATACCTTTCTGATTAGCTATCACATAAACAACATCACCCTCTTTAAAAATATCTGACGCTCGCGGTATTATCGTTTCCCCGTCACGTGTAATCGCAACAACACGATATAGAAGCTTCTCTTCGACTTGTGTAGATTCGACTACCGTTCTGTTGATAACAGAGGCATTTTTGTTAAGTTTAATCACATGCAATGAAAGCATTCCTTGAGAGAAGTTAAAAACCTCGCTAGTACCTGTCTGTGTCAAAAGGTTAACTATCTCACGTGCAGCCAACATCTGTGGATAAACCAAAGCATCAACACCCATACCAATACAATGCGAACGATTCGTTGGGTTTAAATACTCAGCACTGTCAATTCTGGCAACGGTTCTTTGAGCCCCTAAGCGTTTAGCTAAAATACACGCCATCATATTGACTTCCATATTGCTGGCAACAGCAACAAAAAGATCAGCATTTTTTACACCAGACTGTTTGAGCACATTAAATGAAGTAATAGACCCTGTAACTGTCAAAACATCATATTGTGAAGAGAGTACATTCAGAGATTCTTCATCAATATCAACAACAACGACTTCATGATTTTCGCCAGATAACATTTTGGTGATTTGGTATCCGACAGCCCCTGCGCCACCTATAATTATCTTCATTTGCTAACCTGTTAATTATACAATGCTAATGCTTTCTATATATAGTAACTTTAAAACTTTCAACTCAATTTACATTTCAATCTTAGGTGCTTTTTGAGCCTCTTCAGATGCTTTAAAATATCCTTTTGCATTGAAACCGAACATCTTAGCAAAGATAATTTTTGGGAATTTGCGTATATATGTATTGTATTTGCGAGCTTCATCATTAAATGCGTTACGTTCTACCAAAATACTCTCTTCAATTTGCATTAAATCATTCATAAGTCTCTGATAGTTTTCAGAAGCCTTAAGATCAGGATATTGTTCAACAACAACCATTAAACGTGACAACGCTGATGAAAGTCCATCTTGAGCTGACTGAAATTGTTCAATATTTTCGGGAGTCAAATCATCACCAGAAATATTAATTCCTGTTGCTTTAGATCTAGCTTCGATTACACCAACTAAAGTTGCATTTTCGTGACCTGCATAACCTTTTACAACAGCAACTAAATTCTCTACTAAGTCAAGCCTACGTTGATAATTAGACTCTACTTTACCCCATTGTGCATCAACAGATTCTTCCGATGAAACCATTCCATTGTAACTTGAATAAGCCATAATGCCAAACACTACAAGTAGTATCAGTATTGGGACTATAATCATAACAGAAGCAAGACAGCCTGTTCCTTTTGTTTTTACTTCATTTGTGCTCATTTTTCTTATGTTTTTATTTTAAATTAAACAAATTGTATTTCAAACTATTAGTAA includes:
- a CDS encoding M28 family peptidase, translating into MRRFVLLLFMQVFVLQAFAQNLVLLPTKNFTETKAMFQKDYLTVHYHCDKFVIGTASHDLKENQTILLDPQPWQNGSAYYVVFVDNDEKKTEYIKQNRNNFEILFDNENIIIVKVSAERHQYIKPAKNDGLIRIFNNKARLPENNIRFPEISEVDPFVDELLLQISGTNLTTIVRHLQNYGTRNAYVPQSIEAQNWIKGKFEELGLTVEIHDFPMPSGSASDNVIATKLGTKYPNEVVMLGAHYDTYSNSSSQPGADDNASGTAAVLEIARVLSQYSFDRTIVFCAFSGEEYGLYGSKAYAQRCAQEGMDILGYFNLDMIGYLKPSSTVIKTTLIYPQSALELAQFYTNVCSIYLPSFVVEPGTLLGGSSDHESFNNNGYMGIFPFEDVDNHSPYIHTANDTVGLSYNNVPMATTFTKATLASVVTMSNMRFPPKNLVALPSDNVVELFWDYVVDVSCYKVYKNGTLCDSVTTNYFADFDVVNGRTYQYYVTAVFADTNKESGKSNTVTVKPTVPMVPPVVYDFEGGTDGWKFEGEWGLTNTSYHSPSKSLTESPNGNYGNGWNTSATFGPIGLMGYASAQLTFWTKYEIETNYDNVYLEMSTNGAQWDRIEKFTGTQTMWMQKSYSLNDYLNKSVYIRFRFMSDASANKDGIYIDDFEISVTGNGQMQPIKLYSGWNGVSTFLTPINSDVEDITQSITTNLVIIQDEINSYQPSTGINTLENWDTNSGYKIKVSNNTYFRIAGNKIENRSVNLKQGWNIMPVISECNVFCDDFFAYIPSIVVIKEIGSSGVYWSPKNIATLYYLQPGKAYYVFASEDVTIDFPDCKGDKIIADFKGTTNYPWGVEKSSGNSHIIGISKEALQDFSIGDKIGVFTTQGKCAGAMAIGSLSFNTALVAFAKDTTDLSSNGFVDGELMNYKIFKSSTNSIHDYWAEYSLEIPDSSRFISEGMSFVTKFNDGGINVQSVEYKVSIYPNPAKEYLFIDLPGENQARIEIISISGQIVHTEFISKKAQIEVSTLPEGIYFLKIMSKNQVIVEKIIVQ
- the pnp gene encoding polyribonucleotide nucleotidyltransferase, encoding MNIIKKHIPLPDGSEIILETGKLAKQADGAVVLTCGKTMLLATVVSASEAKEDVDFMPLSVEYREKFAAAGRFPGGFTRREGRPGDSEILVARLIDRALRPLFPDDFHAETFVNVELISSEKDISPDALAGLAASAAISVSDIPFNGPISECRVARIDGEFVINPKVSDLERADIDLIVGATMENIMMVEGEMKEVDEMDMLQALKVAHNEIKKHCQVQMEMSKELGIVKREYCHEENDEELRKKVWDECYQKAYDIASKGNPCKKERAEAFDAIKEEFLSQYTEEDEVNEVLIGRYYHEVEKKAVRDCVLKERKRLDGRKLDEIRPIWCEVDYLPATHGSAIFTRGETQSLTTVTLGTKLDNKLVDEVTRQGVETFLLHYNFPPYSTGEARPYRGTGRREIGHGNLAYRALKPMIPNEDFPYTVRVVSDILESNGSSSMATVCAGTLALLDAGVKIKRPVSGIAMGLITDGDKYAVLSDILGDEDHLGDMDFKVTGTVNGVTATQMDIKIDGLPYEILEQALQQAKQGRLHILSKMLEVMPEPRPDLKPHAPRMIQMTIPKDSIGALIGPGGKVIQEIQRVTETIITIEETEGKGIVEVAAFNNESMDKAIAMIKDVAGVPEVGNIYKGKVKSIQSYGAFVEIMPNKDGLLHISEIEWRRLNKVEEVLKVGDVIDVKLLDIDDNGKLKLSRKVLLPKPEGKDQNK
- the trkA gene encoding Trk system potassium transporter TrkA, with amino-acid sequence MKIIIGGAGAVGYQITKMLSGENHEVVVVDIDEESLNVLSSQYDVLTVTGSITSFNVLKQSGVKNADLFVAVASNMEVNMMACILAKRLGAQRTVARIDSAEYLNPTNRSHCIGMGVDALVYPQMLAAREIVNLLTQTGTSEVFNFSQGMLSLHVIKLNKNASVINRTVVESTQVEEKLLYRVVAITRDGETIIPRASDIFKEGDVVYVIANQKGISKITKYSGHEKLEPENIMILGGGRIGFRTSSVLEKTANVKLIDYDKSRCFELTDMLSDSLVIYGDGRDTETLVQEGIENMDAFIAVTGDSEINILTCLQAKKMGVRKTIAAVESIDYISLTENMGIDAIINKKLIAASYILRFTINADVSSFMSLTATDAEVFEFIVRPGAKITKGKLKDINFPKDAVVGGFIRKKTAFTADGNTHIKANDHVVVFSLSTAVNKLEEFFN
- the rpsO gene encoding 30S ribosomal protein S15 translates to MYLTKEKKVEIFSKYGKSEKDTGAAESQIALFSYRISHLTEHLKRNKKDFSTQRALLTLVGKRRQLLDYLKKNDITRYRAIIAELNLRK
- a CDS encoding LemA family protein; the protein is MIIVPILILLVVFGIMAYSSYNGMVSSEESVDAQWGKVESNYQRRLDLVENLVAVVKGYAGHENATLVGVIEARSKATGINISGDDLTPENIEQFQSAQDGLSSALSRLMVVVEQYPDLKASENYQRLMNDLMQIEESILVERNAFNDEARKYNTYIRKFPKIIFAKMFGFNAKGYFKASEEAQKAPKIEM
- a CDS encoding replicative DNA helicase, whose product is MAKTNRQIEDNQSIIVEGKVPPHDLEIEKAVLGALMLDKDALNDIVGLLKESCFYGKGHGKIFKAITEMYD
- a CDS encoding cold shock domain-containing protein; this encodes MREGTVKFFNETKGYGFIKPTEGGEDIFVHQTGLIHKIRENDKVRFEVERGKKGMNAVNVEVIND
- a CDS encoding TrkH family potassium uptake protein, translated to MMLNRKFIIHILGILLIVESVFLFLSALVSYYYNESDIKTFILSGSVTFFVGLLFFLSTLKSKRVVNRRNGYIIVSLVWVVFSIFGCLPYYLGGYLQSFTDAFFETISGFTTTGITTVNDIESLPHGILFWRSLTQWIGGMGIIVLSLAILPFFNVGGLQLFSAEVTGITFEKIKPKLSDTAITLWTIYLSLTVLEIVMLKVAGMSTFDAVCHSFTTMSTGGFSTKNSNIAYFNSPQIEYTIIAFMFISGINFSVLYYVLTFKFSKIRKNEELFFYFIITALFAIILFAPLLYSPVKATSSFRSVLFHTVSIITTTGFVMTDFVLLPTFTVNIVFLLLFIGSMTGSTGGGMKIIRVTAVIKNIYYETRRIIHPRAVIPLRLNGRSVPSNLVGNILVFVVVYILIFIVGAIALTFLGFNFETALGASLTSLSNAGPILGKVSAPLNCTEFPVAAKWLMSLLMLIGRLEIFTVLALFMPNFWKK